The Planctomycetaceae bacterium nucleotide sequence CACCATCCCTGCAAATAGCCTGCCGCGCGGATTTGTATTATGTCCGACTGCATCATCGTGATGTCGCGCTATCCGGTGCCGGGTTTGGCCAAGACGCGGTTGATCCCCGCCATAGGTGCCATGCGCGCTGCAGCACTTCATGAACGCATGGTTCGGCACACCCTGAACACTGTGGATGAATTTCGTCGAAGCAGAAGCGTCGACGCATGTGTTTGTTATACAGGCGGAACAGCCGAGCAGATGCGTGAGCGATTCGGGAGCCATTTCCGGTACGAGAAGCAATCCGAAGGCGACCTCGGCCATCGAATGCATAGGGCGATCATCCAGGCGATTCAATCGGGGGCCACTCGTGTCGTGGTCATTGGAACGGATTGTCCCAGCCTGAATACGTCATTCATTGAACTCGCTTTTGATCGCCTCATGGATGCAGATCTGGTTTGGGGGCCCGCCAGGGACGGCGGATATTACCTGCTGGGATGTCGTCGCGTCCATGAAGTGATTTTCAACGACATCCATTGGGGTACTGCAGGCGTGCTGTCTCAATCGATCCGAAGCGCAGAATCGGCCGGACTGATTTCGGCCAGATTGCCTGCACTTTCAGATGTTGATTTTGCAGAAGACCTGGTGAGTTGTCGGAGACTGTTCGTCGATGCGAGCGACGTATTCCCGCCGTGTATTCAGGACCGGCTGTCGGTAATTATTCCAACGCTTAACGAAGAATCATGCCTGCCTCGCACCCTGAAACAATTCTCGTCTTTGCCTGACGACAGTTCACTTGAAGTAATTGTGGCTGACGGAGGGAGCTGCGATAAAACGATCTCAATTGCTGAAAGTTTTGGCGCACGCGTGGTTTCGTGCAACAGTGGACGTGGGCCTCAACTCAATTCCGGGGCCTGTATCAGTACCGGAGAATGGTTGCTGTTTCTGCATGCTGACACGCTTCTTCCGCCAGACTACCGAAGCCAGATCGAGCAGTTGCTTGCTGAAGTTCCGTCAGTCAATCCTGCCGATCGGCAGTCTCAGCGATTCATCAGGGCGGGAGCATTCCGCCTGCGAATTGATGCCGAGGGCTGGATCTATCGGATTATCGAAGCGGGGGCCAATCTTCGATCGCGATGGCGACAAATGCCATATGGAGATCAGGCGTTTTTCATTCGGTCTGGCGACTTCTTCGATGTCGGCGGGTTTCAGAACTGGCCGCTGATGGAAGACTTCGAGTTCAGTCAGCGAATACGTCGTTGTGGCCGATTCGCTTTGGCTAGTGGATCTGTCAGAACATCAGCACGCCGCTGGCAGAAAAAAGGTGTTGTCCGAACCACCATTCGAAATCAGTTGACAGCTCTTGCCTTTCGCCTGGGAGCATCCCCGGAATTTCTGGCAGACAGGTATCGGCGATAACTGTCTCCTGCTCGAGCCGGTCCCGTTTTTCAACAGACTGCCAGAAATACCGAACGGACGAATTCCATCTTTCATGGCCGATATACCGTTCAGGTCGACATCGGAGCGCGTTTGATTGGCGTGCACGGTCTCCTGTTTGGACCCTTTGTGACCAATCCGCAGAGGAGGCGATGATTCAATCGCGGTCTCTTTGAGACACTGCACTCTGGCCATGCCGATTCGTCCAGTGGAACATGCGAAATAAACGCGTACGGTGGTTTTCGAATCGACAGCCCGGGGAATGATGTGCCCAGTTTGCAGCTCATCGTAGACTTACAGAGCGCTGCCCAAACAGCTATTCCGAATGCATTCATGCCGCAGCAGTCTCTCAACTGAGCCACCGTGATTTCGTTTCCGGCCCATTTGGGGTTCATTGCGGAATTGTTACGGATGGCGAGGCGACCGCTGGCTGGCCTTGTCTACAGCTGCGGCCAACTGGCTTCGAGTGAAAGGCTTGCTGAGGAATGCCCAGTTGCTGCGGGGCGGATGCGCCTGAGAAGCGGCCCATCCGCTCATCAGAATCACTGACACTCCGGGAAAGCGAGTTGTGAACTCGTCCGCCAGGAAGAAGCCATCAGCTCCATCGCCGAGACTGATATCCGAAAGCAGAATATCGATATCGGTTGATTCCGCGATCTGCAGCGCGTCGGCCGCATTTTCGGCAATCTGAATCCGATGGCCATCACGCCGAAGAATGGCAGCGGTCGAATCCAGCACCGCTGGCTCGTCGTCGACGACGAGAATTGACAATCCACTGTCCGCGGTTTCAGAATCCAGGTCTGTCAGCAGGGTTACTGACGGTCGAGGAAATCTGAGAATGACTTTTGTCCCCTGATTCGGTTTGCTTTGAATCAGCAGGTGACCACCGCTTTGTGACATGAATCCATGAGCAATGCTGAGCCCCAGACCATTCCGTTCCGGAAGGGGCTTTTCGGAGAAGAACGGTTCAATCGCTCGCTGGCGGATTTCATCCGTCATACCGGAACCGCTGTCGGTCAGGCGGAGTTCAATCCAGTCCCGACCAAATGCAGGGTCATCAAAGTCTGTTGCGCCCGCAGTAAGGTTGCGAGTCTCAATGACCAGATCCCCGCCACGGATCATCGCCTGCTGTGCGTTCGTGCACAGGTTGCCGATGACGGTACGAAGCCGATCGACATCGACGTTGCACATCCACAGGGCGGGGGCTGGAACCATCTTCACAGCAATATGAGGTCCGACGGTTTCTTCAATGCGTCTTACGTCTTCATGAAGCAGCTGATTCAGGGAAACGAGGCGAGGTTGAAGAATTTGTCCCCCGGAAAATGCCTGTAGTTGCCGGGCCAGCGTTGCAGCACGTGAGGAAGCTCGCAGAGCGCTGTCCAGAAGCGGCGATTTTGGAGTGTCACTCGATTCTGACAGGTGCAGTTCGATGTTGCAGTCGACGACGGTCAGTGCATTATTGAGTCGATGGGCGATGCCTGCCGCCATCTGGCTGACAGCCTGCAGTCGTAATTGTTCGGCGGATTTCTGGCGTGAAATGTCAATTGTAATCGCCGATATCACGTCCTTGTCTGTCAAGGAATCGACCGTGGTGGAAAGCGACGTCTGGACCCAGATTTCCCGACCGCTTTGATGCTGCAGTCGATACTGGCACGTGGCCGCTCTTTGATAGGTCAGTACTTCCATACAGCGATCAAACCGAGGCCGGTCGGCTTCCACAATTAACCCGCGCCAATGGCTGAGGCTGCCAAGAAACGACGTCGACCGGAGTCCTGTCAATGTCGTGGCAGATGTCGATATCAGCAGCAACGACCCGGTACCAGGATCCATTTGCCAAAGTACGGCTGGTACGGTTTCAATCAGATTCCGGTACTGTTCAGAATCATGATTTACGTCCGAACTGATGCGCAACAGTCGGGAAACATCGTCCATCACCAGAATCGATTCATTTCTGGTTGATCGCGTCTGATCGGATTCGCCGGTCAGTGTGATCTGGTACATCCCTGTGGACCACGGCATCAGTCGTGAGGTGCTTCCCTGTCCGCTCCGGCTATGCTCCTCGAATAACTCAATGATCATTGGAAAGGGTAACGCATCGGTGAGACGCATCATTCTCAGCAGCGCAGGTTCGACTCCGGTGAGCGTCACCATTTTTTCGTTGGCGTAAAGAATTCGCTGATCGGTATCGACAACGGCCACCGCCGACTGCAACCCCTTCATCACTCGACCGGCCAGCCCCTCCGCATGCATCAATGTGGCGGCTCGCGCTTCCATGTACGAATCAATCACAAAAGTCACATCGAAGAAAACGCCTCTTACAAATGCGGTGCATGCTGCCAGCGGATCATCTGCTTCTGTAGCCAGTGCACGCAGGAATCCGGCCAGCTGACGAGCCAGCCCGGTCAGATAGTGCTGTGGTTCAAGTCCAATTTCTTCATGAATCACTCCGATGCGCATTCGAGACGCCGCATACGGCCGATCGAATCTCGCCTGCATCAATTCCTGCCAGTAGGTCTTTACCTGTTGTTTCAGCGCAGTCACCCGTTCTGGCGGGACCAGCATTCGTAAGTCCTTCGACGACGCGAAGTGTTGGTAAAAATCCTGCAGAATCGAAGGTGTAGCCCGATCCACAATACTGGCTGTTTCCTGCAATTTCCGCACATCGCGATCATCAAGTCCGATGAAGTCCATGCGAGATTTTGTCTCCATCTCGCTTAACTGCAGTCGTGACATCGTTGGTCGCGGTGCGCGAAGATTTTCTGCAGAAGGAGCGGAAGTAACACCTGCTTTGTTACCGACTCTGTTCCCCGATTCGCCACGGCGAGCCTGACTGGAAGGCACCGAAAGGTCTTCGTGATAGCCGTAGGACTGCAATGCCAGGCTGACGTCAAACAGCAAACATCTGGACAGAACCTCGATGCAGCGAATTCCATGGATCGAATCGCACCTATACGTCAGCAAGGTGGGAAGGAGCGCTGTGAGAAAGTGGCACGCGGCGGCGATGTACCACTGAGGCGTTACTTGAAGGCGATAGTGGACCCAGCCAATTTTCAGACGGCTGTTTACATAATCAGAATCGATTCTCGCGCAGAACAGCTGTTTCAGATAGTTGTACTGGGCCTGACGCAGTCGTTCACGGCGATTCTCCTGAACGAATAGTGGTGCAATCGAAGGCGTTGCCGCAAATCGGTCGTACAGACTGTTCAAAAATGAATCCAGATGCGGTTCGACGCTCGGCCAGAGCTCAGCCAACTGAGATCGATCCGTCTCATTGATGCCAATCGCCTGAAGCCGCTGCTGAAGATCTGCGTGATTGATATGGAAGGATGCAGCCAGATTTTCCGGATTCATTCGTGTCTTTCTCCTGGCCCAGGCAGTGTAAATACGACGGCGGCCAATATCAGCACATGTCAAATCGTGATTCAGCAACAATGCTCTGCCATGAAAATTGCCTCCTGACGTTCAGGAGGCAACTACTCTGTGTGACAGGATCTTCATCGTCCGTTTCAGTCACACATTCTAGAAGCCACGCGCCAGAAGTCACACTGGCAAGCCGTGCGGTCAGTAAGCAGGTGGAATCGCCAGTCCACACCCGCGAGAAAAATCTGAGCTTCACCGTCGAGTGTGTTCTGCACCCCGAAAAGCAGTCTTCGAAGAACGCCTGGCGCACAGCGAATGGCTTCTTCCTCGCGCCCTGGTCATAACTGAATATCGTCCGATTCGATTGTGATCAGCAATTGCCGTGTAATGGGTGTGATCAGAATGACTCGATTGGCAAGACTGCGAATTGTCCGTTCAAACAAATTGCGAACTGTTCGAGCGTTACCAAATTGGTCATCTCGGGTACTGCACATCGCATGAAAACCCTTCGACAACTTCTTGTCGGCATCCGGAGTAACGACATAGTGATGTTGCCGACACAACTGGTGAAATATGTGCAGCAATTCCTCGGCGGAATAATCCGGAAACAGAATTGTTCTCTGAAATCGAGAGGATAGGCCCGGATTCGATTTCAGCAGCTGTTGCATCCGAGCGGGATATCCGGCAAGAACAACGACAAGCTGATCGCGTTCATCTTCCATTCGTTTTAGCAGAACCTGCGTTGCTTCCTCACCAAACGGGTCGTCTCCCTGTTCGGCGACAAGGCTATAAGCTTCATCAATAAACAGTATGCCACCGATCGCTTCATCAATACACGCATTGGCTTTGATGCTTGTCTGCCCCGCATATCCGGCCACCATACCAGAGCGATCGGTTTCAACAATATGCCCCTGCTGTACGATACCCATGGCTCCAAGCGCGCGGCTGAGAATTCGTGCCACCGTTGTCTTGCCCGTGCCAGGGTTACCCACAAATACCGTGTGAAGGGTAATCGGCGTTCCCGGCAATTGATGTCGTTCACGCTGTTGTTGAACCCGCAGAAAATTGATGAGTCCTCGCACTTCCGACTTCACGTTTGCCAGACCAATCATCTGATCCAGTTCCGCCATCGCTTCGCCGATTGCAGTGTGTTCGGACTCGCTTTGACCGCCAGCTCCCGGGTTCCTCTTCTGATTGGAAGCCCGGGACTGATTTCCATCGGACTTCATTTTTTTCCCAGTTGTCTCGCTGGATTTCTTTGGGCCCATTTTCTTTCTTGCGAGGCTTGTCTCCCCGGCAGGACGAACACTTTTGCCGGGCTCCGTAGCCACCTGCATCCAGGGATCGGCGACCGCGGTTTCTGACCGTGCGGACGGACTGTGACGCATCCGCAACGCAAACACAGATTCCATGGAGTCAACAATTCGATTCAGGGCCTCCCCCTCTGACGGCACGATACGACCGTCGGCTTTAGCGATAATGTTTGCGATACGAATTGCCAGACAGTCCAGTTGTGGAATCTGTTCTGCCAGTGGCGGCATCTGCACGAAGACTTCAAGAAGTGCCTTCCATCGCAGCGATTTCGCGAGGTTGATGGAGTTCTCGAGCGCTCGGTCGAGATTTTGCTCGTCGACACGATCGCCCCAGACATGTTTCAGAAGCACCAGCCCCGCTTCACGTTCAGCTCGATGCCAGCGTCGGTCGCAGAACGCGATCTCTACGAAGATCTTGATCAGCAATCCACGATGAAGATCCGCCATCGTGTCTCGGAAGAATTCCAGTCCATTGGGAAGTCGGTTCGGGCAGAGTCGGCCGCAGAGCATCGCACCGGCCGAATAAAGGGTCTCGATTTCCTTCAGACTCTGGCGGAGCTCCAGCATCAGGTCTTCATCCATCGCCGGCTGCCGGACGATCTCCGGCGGCGAGGTTACCAGATTCCGAATCCAGTCTTTCATACGGCGAGACTTTGCCTGAGGAACGCGCGTCGAACGACCGCCAGTCGTTTTGAAACGGGCCGAGACTTCCCGATCGAGTGGCGGTCGCCCGACAATCTCGTCTGCACATGGGGAGCTCTCCGGTGAAGCGGAATGTCGCGTGCAAAGTCCTCCGACGCAAGCGTTCCATCGCTCCTGACGGATTTCCACTGACCGATCTGCCTCAGTTGAAGCCGGGCACCGCTCGATCGCTCATTCAGTTCGATGACGTTTTGGTTTGTTTGAAATCTGCAGGTCTGCGGTCAACCAGTCCGTTCAAAAACCGGGACAGACACGCAGGACGAACGGGAACCGTCGTGTCTTGAGGTCTCCTGCTCAAGCCAGTCCCGTTTTTCAACCGGCTGCGAAATGAGGGCACCTGTCAGCGATTAACGTGTCCGGAAAGGTTCGACCGGCTCGGATGCCGTTCGGTAGTCGTCTCTGTCCGTGAGCTGCACGCTGACAATCTGCTGGCGTCGACCCCGGTGCACTTCCATCCGTGCTGCGGTACCAACATCCGCAAGGCTGACAAGGTTGATCAAGTGATTCTCATCCTGAACCACCACCCCGTTAAAGGTGAGGATGACGTCATCCGCTTTCAGGCCGGCGAGAGCCGCTGGTGTTGATTGGCTATACACCCTTGTGATTCTCGCACCGGTCGCTCTGGGCAGCCCCAGTCGTCTGGCGGCTTCGTCGGTGAAGTCGCTGTCCAGCTCGACACCCAGGTAGGCTCGACGTACCTTGCCGTGTGTGACAAGCTGCTCGAAGACTCTGTGTGCAAGATTGCTGGGGATGCTAAAGCCAATCCCCTCATTGCCGCCACTGTTAGATGCGATGGCTGTATTGATGCCCACCACCATCCCGTGCATATCGATCAATGGACCACCACTGTTGCCCGGGTTGATAGCGGCGTCCGTCTGGATGAAGTCCTGATTGATGACTGTGCGATCTTCGGTCAATGAGAGGTCTCGGCGGCCCTTTGCACTGACAATCCCCATCGTCACAGACTGGCTTAAACCGAAGGGGCTTCCAACAGCCAGAACGAAATGACCAATCTCCAGTTGATTGCTGTCTCCCCATCGGCCTGTTGGCTGGCCTTTGTCGGCCACCTGAAGCACCGCGAGGTCGCTCTCGCCATCCCGAAAGACTCGGGTTGGGTTGACAATTTCACCCGTCGCAAGAGTGACATTGATTTGAGGGGAATCTGCGCCCCGGACGACGTGATTGTTGGTGATGACGTACAGTCCCCGAGCTTGAGTGCTTCGCATCAGCACGCCGGATCCCGTCTCTTCAACTTTCCGACCATTGTCGGTACGAATCGCCTGAATATGGACAGCGGCGGGCATCACCTGTCGGGAAACGCGTGCAATATGCTGGCCGCTCTGAAGCAGAGATTCAGCCGAGGGGGGGATGTAGTTCTCGCGATCCAGTTCCGGTTTGGCATTCGCAGTTGAGGTAATGCGCAGGTGGCTGAGATGCCCACCGATCGCCAGACCGACGGACAGAATTGTCACGCATTGCAGAATTGAAAA carries:
- a CDS encoding TIGR04283 family arsenosugar biosynthesis glycosyltransferase; amino-acid sequence: MSDCIIVMSRYPVPGLAKTRLIPAIGAMRAAALHERMVRHTLNTVDEFRRSRSVDACVCYTGGTAEQMRERFGSHFRYEKQSEGDLGHRMHRAIIQAIQSGATRVVVIGTDCPSLNTSFIELAFDRLMDADLVWGPARDGGYYLLGCRRVHEVIFNDIHWGTAGVLSQSIRSAESAGLISARLPALSDVDFAEDLVSCRRLFVDASDVFPPCIQDRLSVIIPTLNEESCLPRTLKQFSSLPDDSSLEVIVADGGSCDKTISIAESFGARVVSCNSGRGPQLNSGACISTGEWLLFLHADTLLPPDYRSQIEQLLAEVPSVNPADRQSQRFIRAGAFRLRIDAEGWIYRIIEAGANLRSRWRQMPYGDQAFFIRSGDFFDVGGFQNWPLMEDFEFSQRIRRCGRFALASGSVRTSARRWQKKGVVRTTIRNQLTALAFRLGASPEFLADRYRR
- a CDS encoding protoglobin domain-containing protein yields the protein MNPENLAASFHINHADLQQRLQAIGINETDRSQLAELWPSVEPHLDSFLNSLYDRFAATPSIAPLFVQENRRERLRQAQYNYLKQLFCARIDSDYVNSRLKIGWVHYRLQVTPQWYIAAACHFLTALLPTLLTYRCDSIHGIRCIEVLSRCLLFDVSLALQSYGYHEDLSVPSSQARRGESGNRVGNKAGVTSAPSAENLRAPRPTMSRLQLSEMETKSRMDFIGLDDRDVRKLQETASIVDRATPSILQDFYQHFASSKDLRMLVPPERVTALKQQVKTYWQELMQARFDRPYAASRMRIGVIHEEIGLEPQHYLTGLARQLAGFLRALATEADDPLAACTAFVRGVFFDVTFVIDSYMEARAATLMHAEGLAGRVMKGLQSAVAVVDTDQRILYANEKMVTLTGVEPALLRMMRLTDALPFPMIIELFEEHSRSGQGSTSRLMPWSTGMYQITLTGESDQTRSTRNESILVMDDVSRLLRISSDVNHDSEQYRNLIETVPAVLWQMDPGTGSLLLISTSATTLTGLRSTSFLGSLSHWRGLIVEADRPRFDRCMEVLTYQRAATCQYRLQHQSGREIWVQTSLSTTVDSLTDKDVISAITIDISRQKSAEQLRLQAVSQMAAGIAHRLNNALTVVDCNIELHLSESSDTPKSPLLDSALRASSRAATLARQLQAFSGGQILQPRLVSLNQLLHEDVRRIEETVGPHIAVKMVPAPALWMCNVDVDRLRTVIGNLCTNAQQAMIRGGDLVIETRNLTAGATDFDDPAFGRDWIELRLTDSGSGMTDEIRQRAIEPFFSEKPLPERNGLGLSIAHGFMSQSGGHLLIQSKPNQGTKVILRFPRPSVTLLTDLDSETADSGLSILVVDDEPAVLDSTAAILRRDGHRIQIAENAADALQIAESTDIDILLSDISLGDGADGFFLADEFTTRFPGVSVILMSGWAASQAHPPRSNWAFLSKPFTRSQLAAAVDKASQRSPRHP
- a CDS encoding AAA family ATPase, encoding MKDWIRNLVTSPPEIVRQPAMDEDLMLELRQSLKEIETLYSAGAMLCGRLCPNRLPNGLEFFRDTMADLHRGLLIKIFVEIAFCDRRWHRAEREAGLVLLKHVWGDRVDEQNLDRALENSINLAKSLRWKALLEVFVQMPPLAEQIPQLDCLAIRIANIIAKADGRIVPSEGEALNRIVDSMESVFALRMRHSPSARSETAVADPWMQVATEPGKSVRPAGETSLARKKMGPKKSSETTGKKMKSDGNQSRASNQKRNPGAGGQSESEHTAIGEAMAELDQMIGLANVKSEVRGLINFLRVQQQRERHQLPGTPITLHTVFVGNPGTGKTTVARILSRALGAMGIVQQGHIVETDRSGMVAGYAGQTSIKANACIDEAIGGILFIDEAYSLVAEQGDDPFGEEATQVLLKRMEDERDQLVVVLAGYPARMQQLLKSNPGLSSRFQRTILFPDYSAEELLHIFHQLCRQHHYVVTPDADKKLSKGFHAMCSTRDDQFGNARTVRNLFERTIRSLANRVILITPITRQLLITIESDDIQL
- a CDS encoding trypsin-like peptidase domain-containing protein gives rise to the protein MARRYFSILQCVTILSVGLAIGGHLSHLRITSTANAKPELDRENYIPPSAESLLQSGQHIARVSRQVMPAAVHIQAIRTDNGRKVEETGSGVLMRSTQARGLYVITNNHVVRGADSPQINVTLATGEIVNPTRVFRDGESDLAVLQVADKGQPTGRWGDSNQLEIGHFVLAVGSPFGLSQSVTMGIVSAKGRRDLSLTEDRTVINQDFIQTDAAINPGNSGGPLIDMHGMVVGINTAIASNSGGNEGIGFSIPSNLAHRVFEQLVTHGKVRRAYLGVELDSDFTDEAARRLGLPRATGARITRVYSQSTPAALAGLKADDVILTFNGVVVQDENHLINLVSLADVGTAARMEVHRGRRQQIVSVQLTDRDDYRTASEPVEPFRTR